The genome window cccacgaatcatgaatgttcttaatggcaccTACagtggtgaatcctttccaggaggttttcagtttactttgcccagatccatccaAGGAATCTCTATTCATGGCAGCTATAGCTTTATGAAATGCATTTCTTCAGTAAAACAATTTGAAAgctgaaatgactccttgatccatgggctatggaatggatgttgtgttagaggcatgaaaacaacattcatctcattgtacatctccatcagagctcttggatgACCAGGTGCCTTGTCAATGAGCAGTCGTATTTTGaaaggcatcttttttttttctgagcagtaagtCTCAATAGTGGAGTTAAAATCTTCAGTAAACCATATtttaaacagatgtgctgtcatccaggctttgttgctcAATTTCTACAGCACAGAGTCAACTTAGCatcattcttaagggccctaggatccTTGGGATGGTAAATGAGCATCAGCTTCAACTTCACGTCACCTGCTGCATTCGCCCCTTCAAAGAGTCCGCCTGTCCTTCGAAGCTTTGAGGCCTGGCACCGGCTTCTCCTCTCTAGCTGGGAAAGTCCTAGATGGcgtcttcttccaatagaaggctgtttcgtTGACACTGAACATCTGCTGCTAGTGTAGAcgccttcatcaattatcttagctagatcttctggacaGCTTGCTGCAGCTTCTCCACCAGCACTTGCCGCTTCACCTTGCACTTCTATGTTATGGAGATGCCTTCTTTCCTTAATCTTCATGAACCAAACTCTGTTAGCTTCACACTTGCCTTCTGCAGCTTTCTCGCCTCTCTCAGcctagaattgaagagagttagggcatTGCTCTGGAtgaggcttttaaaaataatttttagtgtagaatataacatatatacatagaagtgataaattttcaggtacaatttaacaagcagagagcaaatgtcaaagaatgttattataaaataagactgtattagttagggttctctagggaaacagaatcaacaacagatatctataaatataagatttataaaagtgtctcacataactgtggatatgcacgagtccaaattccgtagggcaggcagcaaactggcaactccaatgaatgtgctagatgaactcctcaggaaacgaactggcaacttcaatgaactcctcaggaaacgcttcgctggttagccaaagaagtgaaggtcctctttctGTCTTGCTTAacagttttcaactgattggattaaacccagctgactgcattctctcattgcaaaagacatgtcctttgttgatgtaatcagtcacagctgcagccaattgactgatgatttaataaaccagccttctggtttattaaccagccacaaatgtccttgcagtaatggttaggccagtgcttgcttgaccagacacctgggtactatcacctggccaagttgacacaggaacccaaccatcacaatgacatatatgcaaaaaggtaaaatctttcaaagtatgatttaacaagtagttatataggaaatttccaaaaatgttatgaggagttacagtaccatagtttcagttatttccttattgtgaaatatacatacaaaaaggtgataactttgagattacagtttaacaaggagccaaataacaaatttcaaaggatgctttggattacagttccaccatttccttctggctattctcataccctagcaactaagaagaagaaaattacagagattcagtattcgtaatcttttgttaaattccatcctgtctgttgcttccccttcctctagtctaatcactttcctgatcttcagggatgtctaggcagtgaccaccctaacctgttcatgttgaagaGGGGTGTCGAAATTataggaaaaggggacacatctggttgatgttcttgaggaggctattgcctctgggtttggggacttagctggcgtAGGAgttctgtgaagaatttaagtaTCTGAGTGAAATCTTTACAGAGTCTCAGCTAGGGacccgggtattctttagggttttggggactactattgacttgggcttatcatactgtggccatttggcatatctaggtgaagcttgtgtaggactctatttgaattctctcagccactgaaaccttattttgttgcctttcttttcccctttttggtcaaaaaggcattctcaatccttcaATGCCAGAGTCAgtctcattcccagaatctgtatCCCAGGtctccagggagactcattcactggggggtcctgtcccacatcagggggagggtgatgattttatttgcagagttaggcttagagagagaaagtccacatttgcgcaacaaaagaggttctctggaggtgactcctaggcataattataggtgggcttagcctctcctttgcaactataagtttcaccagagcaagcctcaagatcaaggacttgacttataaagcagggggttcctaagttcacatagcgtATGTTacgtccacgataatccatccatatctcacattattatcactttgttgtacaatcctcatcattctccattttaaacaattctcatgtcCCAAAACGcgtcatagctcttttcagcccttgattatttttccctagtatttgtgtaaaactagtatggtattcctattaattatagtccccaGTATGTAATAGGTGGATTAGGCTTTGACATAAAGGAATGTTGTGGCtgatttgatcttctatccagaccaccaaagctttctccatatcagcCCTAAGACGGTTTCACTTTcgtatcatttgtgtgttcaccgGAGCGGCGCTTTTGATTTCCTTCAAGAGCttttctttgcattcacaacttggctaaccaTTTGATTCAAGAGACCCAGCTTTACTGGCTCAGCTCTTGGCCTGCCTTCCCCACTAAGCTTAAACATTTCCAGcatttgatttaaagtgagacggactcttcctttcacttgaacactgaGAGGCCATTGCAGGGTTAATAATTGACCTAATTTTAATACCATTGTGTCTCAGGGAACAGGGCGGcccaaggggagggagagagaggccgGAATGGccagttggtggagcagtcagaacacacacatctATTGATGTTCGCCGTCTTATATGGGTACAGTTCGTGGCACCTCAAAACAATAACACTAGTAACATCAAAgaccacagatcaccataacaaatataaaaataattttaaaagttagaaatattgctagaattaccaaaatgtgacacagagatgtgaagtgagcacatgcttttGGAAAAATGGGGCCAACAGACATCTTCAATGCAGGGCTGCCACCAaccttcattttataaaaatgcagtatctgcacagcacaataaagcaaagcacaattaAACGAGGTATGCCTACACTCACTTTGGTGTGTCACTTCAAATTATTTGTCTTAAAGAGGGCCCCTCAAACTATATAGTTTCTGGTTCCACAAACCCTGAAGCCATCCCTGTCTGCTCTATTTTTTAATCTTGTCATAGAACTTACCCACTTCTTAACCGTGTCACTTACATCTTTCTCACACTGACTGCAGTTGTAGGGGCCCACCATGGTGTGCTGGGGCCGGCTCCTGCCACCAGATTTTTACATTGCCAGGAATTTGTGTgagctggtttattaaccaggtagtaacttgaaatcagccatgagGAAGGCATTTATGCTGTGGTTGTATGCAAAGCTACAGATCAGGGTTCCCCTACAAGAGCCAGGACAGAGCTGGGAGCAGGACAGAGCTGTCTCACAATGCTGCCGGTTGTGGGGCAAGTGATGCAGAAAGACACAGGCAGCAAGGAGCCAAGCCAGAGCACAGTCCTGTGACCGGGCCCCAGGCCTAGGGGCGCTGCTGCAGAGGGACCCTGTCCACATAGCCAGCCCCTGCCTGTGGTCCTCAGGAGGGGCCAGCTCCTGCTGTAGCCCCTAAGCAGGGAGATGGGCTAAGACAGCACCATCACACGCTCGTGTGAAGACAGGGCAGGTAAAACAACTTTAAGTGAAAGCAAAAgaactgacaaccaagaattctctatctggcaaaactgtctttcaaaaatgaggatgaaagaacgatcaaactcctagaagaaaacttagggcaGCATTTTCAGgcccttgtgttaggcaacagtttcttagactttacacccaaagcataaggaacaaaaaaaaaaaaaaaaatgggacttcatcaaatttaaaacttttgtgcatcaaaggactttatcatgaaagtaaaaagacaacctactcagtgggagaaacttttggaaaccacatatctatctgataagggtttaatcatccagaatatataaagaaatcctacaactcaacaacaaaaagacaaacaacccattcttaaaatgggcaaaagatttgaatagacatttctccaaagaaaatataaaaatggccaaaaaaacacatgaaaagatactcaataacattagctattagggaaatgcaaatcaaaaccacaatgagatatgacttcacacccactagaatggctatcactaaaaaaaatggaaaattacaagtattggagaggctgtggagaaataggaacacgtattcattgctggtgggaatggaaaatggtggagctactgtggaaaacagtgtggtggttcttcagaataattaagcatagaattaccatctggcaatcccacctctaggtatatacccagaagagaggaaagcagggacacaaacagatatttccacaccaatattcatagcggcattattcacaattgccaaaagatggaagccacccaagtgtttCTCAACCGATGatggttaaataaactgtggtgtatagatacaatgtaatattaggcgtaaaaaagaaaattaagtcctgagacatacgacaacatggatgaaccttgaagatatcatattgagtgaaataagccagacacaaaaggacaagacACAAAATCAAtaagatctcactgatatgaagtaattagaatgagcaaactcagaggtggaatctagaatataggttaccaggggtcagagtgggggtagggaatggggacttAGTGTTTAAATTGTACAGACTTTCTCTTTGGGTTGGAGACGTTTTGGTAAGGTATGGTGGTGAAGGCAGGACAACATTATGTatgtaattaacagaactgaattatatatttgaatttgattaaagggggaaattttagattgtctatattactataattaaatttttgaaaaaaacataggattgtacaacacaattGTAAATGACgggctgtagttaatagtacaattataagaatgttctttcgtgaattgtaacaaatgcaccacactaatgcaaggtgttaataatagggtggtatatgggaactccgtattttaggcatgatttttctgtaaacctacaatttctctaataaaaaaaatgagggacagattaagatgttcacagataaataaaagctgagggagtttgtcaccattagACCAGCCCTCCAAGAAacgctaaagggaattcttcaggttgaaaggaaaggatgttaGACAATCATCGAAGCCACATGAAGTCatgaagatctccagtaaagagaatgacatagatagatataaatgccagtactattgtatttttggcttGTAACCCCACTTTTGACTTCCTACGAGATCTAAAATggaatgcataaaaagtaattgcgggacactgattacgtgcttcgacttggcgggcctgggctgggggacctgatcagcccctggggagggtggtgggcatgggcgacagcgccctccgcagccccccgggcctgagaaagtggagccggaggcaggccccatttcctcacccaaaataccaccgttaggggaggcttgccggagggaaccgccttttccccacccccttatcttgcccggacactccccgttgccagtgcaactcccatcaccaccagtgcgcatacattgttgccagacaccgttgccagagcaactcccgccccttttcaaacaacctccgtgctctcttagaaccaatcctaacctccgcaccctctcagaaccaatcctagcctttatcccctcagcattgacttgtaacaacccccaccctctatgccagcctatataacctgtgctcacccctaataaactctcttggcttcttcaccctcaaagaaccgtgtcctgcctgttccttctcgccgccctccacaccttgcacgcctccgccggggaccgggcccagtcccccgcctcgccctcgcctccgggaaagagcccccgccgccggtaccctccgagcaacgccgagagccaagggttcagcaaccggctgccccccccccagacaactcaactgcgaccgcaagtaATGATaagtcaatgttttttttttacttatagtGTATAAATATGCAGATTTCAACAAGAACTGcatataggtgtgtgtgtggaggggagcAGGTATGGGAACATAGTGTGTGTGTCAATATCAAACCaaagaaaacttacagatttaggatgttaaatttaagccccatggtaaccacaaagaaaacattagaaaaatatgcacagaaagaaattagaagggaTTTTAAAGGGTTCACTACAAAAGCAGGCAaaggacttcaatagacatttctccagagaagatatacaaatggccagagagCACATTAACAGATGTCCAACATCACCAGCCGCTGAGGAAacgcaaaccaaaaccacaatgagatgccacctcACATCCACAAGCTGAAAGTAACATgcgctggtgaggatgcagagaaatgggaaaCTTACTACATTGCtgaagggaatgtaaaatggttcagtcactgtggaagacagtttggcagttcctaaaaagttaaacacagaattactatatgacctggcaatcccacttctaggtataccaCCCCAAAGAACTAAAAGcggggactcagacagatatatTTGTACACCACtgtccatagtggcattattcagttgtcaaaaggtggaagcagccctAAGATCCATTGgcaaatgaatgggtaaacacaatgtggtatacaTACCACGGAACATTattagccataaaaaagaatgacactctgatacatgttacaacttCAGTGAACCATGAAAATGTCTGGTttagtgaaaaaagccaatcactaaagaacagatattgtatgactccacttaTATGATATTCCTAGAATAAtcaaattcacagaaacagaaagtgcAGGTTAGAGgggcaggaaggagagagaagggggggTTAATGCAAAAGGGTGCAGGATTTCTGATTAGGGTGAAGGGGAAGTTCTGGtgatgggtggtggtgagggcaGTACAACACTGTGAGTGTGGTCGATCACACTGAGTGTGCTTTCGCGAGGTCGAGTAGAGAAAGttcatgttgtgtgtgtgtttccacactttaaagagagagagagattgaaaagATGGtgacaaatgcaatacatgatcccagGCTGGATCTAATAGGGgaggagaaaatgtccaaaaggaCTTAATGGGGACATATGAAAAACATGGAATACAGACTACGAGCTTTATATCAacgttaaatttcctgaacttgataattgcacttaaggtgaCTACGTGAGTGTCtctgttcttaagaaatgtacatggaagtttGTGTTCAGCGAGTACGATGTGTACAACCTAATCTCAGATGCTTAGAAAATAGAAAGGTAGTTGGATAGACAGGTTAGTAGTAGAGATAGATGATGATATAGATAGAAATAAACAGGAACAGATTGGAAGAATGACAGgagaaatgtggcaaaatattaaaaggtgtGGATGTGGGCTTCTGGATAGGGGTATACTggggttctctgtatggagtttgtataatttttgcagctgtcctgtaagtgggaaattattccaaaataaaaggttaaagaaagaaggggtggaggtggggcgtCTACAAAGATGCCTGGTACTTAGTTTGGTCTCCAAGTCTGGTAGAGGGTGGGCACTTAACCCACAGGGCCTCTTGATTCGGGAAAGGCTTGCACGAAAAGGGAAAGGGTAAGCGGTATTTTAAGGCCGGGAAAGACTAGAAAGCCCCTGGCAGTCACTGCAAATTCCTGACGGAGGAATAATTTCCCAACCCGCAAGGCAGGGAACCACGTTGGTGCGGATAGTCCTCTGTCTCCAGGGGTCTTCGCGCCCCAATGCCCACCCCGACAGTGAGGGCCCCGACCTCCGGCCTTGGGCGCGGAGAAGAGCCAGCAGGAGCTCCCCGCCCGGCCGCGGGTCGGGTCCGCGGTGCAGGCCGCCGAGGGGCCCCGCGCGGCGACACGATCTCTGCGAAGCCCCGCCCCCACCCTTCCCGCGaagccccgcccctccccgcgAAGCCCCGCCCCCGCCGAGCCCCTTCCGCGAGGCCCCGCCTCGGCGCCGTCACAAGGCCCGGCTGCGTCTCCCGAGCGGCAGGTGCGGGCCCAGCGAGCCGGGCCCCGCGGAGCAGGCGACCGGCCTCCGACCGTCTGGCCGCCCAGCGGACGCCGCGCGCCCCGGCCTGCGGTGCCAGCGAGCGGTGAGCCCCAAGCCCGAGCCGGGAGCGCCCCGGAGCCGCGGGAACGGCCGCGCCGGCCGCCGCCACCGCACGAGCCCTGCGCAGCGAGCGGCCGGCCTGCGGACCGGCGGGCAGGGGTCCGGCCGGGGCGCGCGGCTCGGCTGGGGCCAGTGAGGGCGCCGGGGGTTGGGGGGGAAGCCGCGGCGGTCGCAGACAGGTCGAGGGTCGGCGGCGGCGAGAACCGCGGCCCCTCGCGCCCCCGGGCCGGGCCGGAGACACTGTCGCGCCTTCGTGCCGGTTCCCGCGGCCCCCGCGGCCTCCACCCGCCTCGCCCACACGCCTGCTTTGTTCCCCCGCAAGCGCTCCGGTCGCCTCCATCCCCCACACGCCTCCGCACCCCGCTGTTTCCGGCGTACCCCAGTGGCAGCGCCCCAGGCCTGCGCCCCAGGGCTGCGGGGTGCGGGAGGGACTGGCGGGCCCTGCCCTTTGGCGAGGGGAGGTCAGGGCTCTCGTTGGTCACAGATGGCAAGGGGATTTTCCAGGATAGAAATAGCCGGCTCTGGCCCCTTAAAGCTGCttaaggtgggggggggggggcatctaAAGGGGAGGTTCCGGGCACACCCTCACACACCCCGGGCCGCACCCCCAGCCCGCACCTGGGGCTGAGCTCTGACTCCGGAGGCGCCAGCGGTGGTGAGAAGGCGCTTCCCAtggcttataaaaaaaaaaacccaaagcccCCGACCCCGAGGCTGAGAGGCACCCGCCGTCCATCCCTCTCCCCCAGCCTTTGGGATCGGCCGGGAGCAGCCCCTTGGGCAGCCCGCGGCCGCTGGGTGCCGCCTTGCCCCTGGTGTCTCTTCCTGGGCCCTGCAGCCCAGGGCCGAGGCCGCGGATCCGGGCGATCCCGTGCTCCGGGTTAGGGCATCAGGTGGGGCCTGCGGCCGGCCTGGCTCGGTGACACCGCCCCGCTGACGACTCTCTCTCTCCTCTAGGGGGACACCACGGAGCCTGAGGCCATGTCCCATGAAAAGAGTTTCTTGGTGTCTGGGGACCACTATCCGCCCCCCAACCCTGGATATCCCGGGGGGCCCCAGCCTCCCATGCCTCCCTATGCTCAGCCCCCctaccctgggaccccttatccTCAGCCCTCCTTCCAGCCTTCACCCTATGGTCAGCCAGGGTACccccagggccccaccccttACCCCCAGGGCCCCTACCCCCAAGGGGGCTACCCCCAGGGGCCGTACCCCCAAGAAGGCTACCCCCAGGGGCCGTACCCACAGAGCCCCTTCCCCCCCAACCCCTATGGACAGCCGCAGGTCTTCCCGACACAGGACCCTGACCGTGAGTAGTGGGAAGGGGTGTGGGGGCCCCTGGGCCTGTGTGCCCCAAGTGGACACTGACccacgcccccaccccccagtgtcTCATGGAAACTACCAGGAGGAAGGGCCACCGTCCTACTACGACAATCAGGACTTCCCTGCCACCAACTGGGATGACAAGAGCATCCGACAGGCCTTCATCCGGAAGGTGGGCGGGCGGGCAGGTGGGGCCAGGGCTCGGGGCACGGGTGCCAGGCGGCCTCTGACTCGCCTCCCACGCAGGTGTTCCTGGTCCTGACCCTGCAGCTCTCGGTGACCTTGTCTTCGGTGGCCGTGTTCACCTTTGTCGGAGGCGTGAAGGACTTTGTCCGGGACAATGTCTGGACCTATTACGTCTCCTATGCTGTCTTCTTTGTCTCCCTCATTGTCCTCAGCTGCTGTGGGGACTTCCGGCGGAAGCACCCCTGGAACCTCATTGCGCTGGTAACCACGATGCCCGACCCTCATCCCGGGGCCCAGCCTGCCAGCCCATCTGTGGGCAGGGGGCTCCGCAGGCCGAGGCAGGGAGGGCTCCGCATGCACAGGCTGGGGGCTCAGCCCTCTCCCCGCCTCCCTGCAGTCCATCCTGACCGTCAGCCTGTCCTACATGGTGGGCATGATCGCCAGCTTCTACAACACAGAGGCAGTCATAATGGCAGTGGGCATCACGACCGTGGTCTGCTTCTCCGTTGTCATCTTCTCCATGCAGGTGAGGCCTGGGCAGGCTGCAGGCCTCTGGCCTGAGGTGCCCACCAGCCTGGCACCCAGGCCTGTGTCCCCTGCCACCCGCAGACCCGCTACGACTTCACCTCTTGCATGGGGGTGCTACTGGTGAGTGTGGTGGTGCTGCTCATCTTCGCCATCCTCTGCATCTTCATCCGGAGCCACATCCTGGAGATCGTGTACGCCTCTCTGGGCGCGCTGCTCTTCACCTGCGTGAGTGCCAGCCAGGCGGGCGGCAGGCGGGGGGCAGCGGGCTTCCCTTGTACCTTGCTGACCTCCCCCACAGTTCCTGGCAGTGGACACCCAGCTGCTGCTCGGGAACAAGCAGCTGTCCCTGAGCCCAGAGGAGTACGTGTTTGCGGCACTGAATCTGTACACGGACATCATCAATATTTTCCTGTACATTCTTGCCATCATCGGCCGTGCCAAGGAGTAGGCCTGAGCCACCGGGCTGGCCATGCCCACTGCAGTGGGGTGGCcggcctgggccctgcccccgGCATGGCAGCGCCATTTCTACCCTCTGCCTCGCCCCTGGGTGCGGCCTGGGGCTGAGGGAgcctctccccatcccctctgTGTACACTGCAGATACTTCTGTTTGGACCCACTGTGGCCACAGCATGGCCTCTTGtagccccccgcccccacccaggGGTGACGGGTAGGGTGTCTGTGCCACCTGCTGCCCACTCACTGTTGCATGAGCCCTGCCTGCCagcacctcccccccccagggtctgggggaaaaccAGGTCCCGGGGAAGAGGGATTGAGCCAAGAGATGAGGGTGCACGTCTTCCCTCCTG of Choloepus didactylus isolate mChoDid1 chromosome 14, mChoDid1.pri, whole genome shotgun sequence contains these proteins:
- the GRINA gene encoding protein lifeguard 1; this encodes MSHEKSFLVSGDHYPPPNPGYPGGPQPPMPPYAQPPYPGTPYPQPSFQPSPYGQPGYPQGPTPYPQGPYPQGGYPQGPYPQEGYPQGPYPQSPFPPNPYGQPQVFPTQDPDLSHGNYQEEGPPSYYDNQDFPATNWDDKSIRQAFIRKVFLVLTLQLSVTLSSVAVFTFVGGVKDFVRDNVWTYYVSYAVFFVSLIVLSCCGDFRRKHPWNLIALSILTVSLSYMVGMIASFYNTEAVIMAVGITTVVCFSVVIFSMQTRYDFTSCMGVLLVSVVVLLIFAILCIFIRSHILEIVYASLGALLFTCFLAVDTQLLLGNKQLSLSPEEYVFAALNLYTDIINIFLYILAIIGRAKE
- the LOC119508931 gene encoding basic proline-rich protein-like, which codes for MLPPRPPSPVLTHAPSPAPTHAPQSRAYTQHAPPARAGPHWHPRPRSPRSAPRASALPGRENKSETACGKAGQGPARGCASSSSPHPAPRPAGPWALRPLQPPPDFWHNHRPPAGGPVPRAARRRRAWASQVSSCHWPPPPTSSANLALVQGPKDPAQPADPPLERRAPAATCLHLPGLGSQESRPGVRLPGPLLTSRVALAHCGTTSLSVLTGKMSTTVDSAGRTEGGDKGSDVSRPHPLQSQQELPARPRVGSAVQAAEGPRAATRSLRSPAPTLPAKPRPSPRSPAPAEPLPRGPASAPSQGPAASPERQVRAQRAGPRGAGDRPPTVWPPSGRRAPRPAVPASGEPQARAGSAPEPRERPRRPPPPHEPCAASGRPADRRAGVRPGRAARLGPVRAPGVGGEAAAVADRSRVGGGENRGPSRPRAGPETLSRLRAGSRGPRGLHPPRPHACFVPPQALRSPPSPTRLRTPLFPAYPSGSAPGLRPRAAGCGRDWRALPFGEGSPHLGLSSDSGGASGAFGIGREQPLGQPAAAGCRLAPGVSSWALQPRAEAADPGDPVLRVRASGGACGRPGSVTPPR